The following proteins are co-located in the Pararge aegeria chromosome 3, ilParAegt1.1, whole genome shotgun sequence genome:
- the LOC120635757 gene encoding kinesin-associated protein 3 has protein sequence MSPVESVPIAVLGRVDDYVELLYDDIPEKIKGSALILQLARNPDNLIELARNEALLSALSRVLREEWKRSIELSTNIVYTFFCFSTYIEFHSVIIQYKIGSLCMDVIDYELKRYDQWKEKVEGKKQVFLPDNKNELPKSRIPEPKRRPKSGTWAVADVNIQKTRSVVSSYHEELCNASDEFLSKNDEEQMKRKLKTLSKRQEQLLRVAFYMLLNIADNVKVEEKMHKKDVVGLLIGAMERHSNIDLLILIVSFLQKLSIFVENKNAMASKSIIEKLAPLLNSPNADLINVTLKLLFNLTFDTKLRNKMVKVNLLPKFVQFTSDDKHINLAMKILYHLSLDDRVKFMFTQSDCVKLLTDMLLLNVNSEVNCESGPGTTDVLLALCVNLAWCDRAAQQMAAEGRLRELLARAFRHRNAMLMKLVRNLSHHVQIKPLFVEFVGDIADAVTSGNASEEFVIECLGTLSNILTVNNNIDIYAVVERYNLIACILKLLDGANQCDAELVLEAVVAAGALAADERSATALAARAGGALVAALRQRQADDEHVLQTVFAFRQLLSHPRAANHLVSSTEAPAYLIDLMQDKNAEIRKMCDSCLDIISQMQNDWAARIKVERFRCHNGQWLSVVETLGAEGNTGGGAGAGDAPDDLPPYLSAEYLTTHRLATTSSDSQISLNDDSDSFSGEVDFNRANSRSTQDGQSDELLGLSDSGISGKTSEDEFQFTKGIHLFA, from the exons ATGAGTCCTGTTGAAAGTGTGCCTATTGCTGTCCTTGGTCGTGTTGATGACTATGTTGAATTACTTTACGATGACATTCCTGAGAAAATCAAAGGGTCAGCTCTCATATTGCAGCTTGCGCGAAATCCGGACAATCTAATAGAACTGGCTAGAAATG AAGCCTTATTGAGTGCTCTCTCTAGAGTTCTGAGAGAAGAATGGAAGAGAAGCATTGAGTTGAGTACAAATATTGTATACACATTTTTCTGTTTCTCAACTTATATTGAGTTTCACTCAGTTATAATTCAGTACAAAATTGGCTCTCTATGTATGGATGTTATAGATTATGAATTGAAAAGATATGATCAGTGGAAGGAAAAAGTTGAAGGTAAAAAACAAGTCTTCCTGCCAGATAATAAG aatGAATTACCAAAGAGTCGTATACCAGAACCAAAAAGGAGGCCTAAATCAGGAACATGGGCTGTGGCTGATGTTAACATACAAAAAACTCGTTCTGTAGTCTCTAGTTACCACGAAGAGCTGTGTAATGCCTCTGATGAATTTCTATCAAAAAATGATGAAGAACAAatgaaaagaaaacttaaaactttgtCAAAAAGGCAGGAGCAGTTGCTTAGAGTTgctttttatatgcttttaaacATAGCAGATAATGTTAAAGTGGAAGAGAAGATGCACAAAAAGGATGTAGTTGGCTTACTAATTGGTGCAATGGAGAGACATTCTAACATTGATCTTCTTATTCTAATTGTATCCTTCTTACAAAAGTTGTCCATTTTTGTTGAAAATAAGAATGCTATGGCCTCAAAAAGTATTATTGAGAAACTGGCCCCATTGTTAAACTCGCCCAATGCTGATTTAATTAATGTAACCTTGAAACTTCTCTTTAATTTGACTTTTGACACAAAGTTGCGCAACAAGATGGTGAAGGTCAATCTATTGCCAAAATTTGTGCAATTCACAA gTGATGATAAGCATATAAATTTGGCAATGAAAATTCTTTATCATCTGAGCTTAGATGATCGAGTGAAATTCATGTTTACTCAATCAGACTGTGTCAAACTa TTAACAGACATGTTACTCTTAAATGTGAACAGTGAAGTAAACTGTGAAAGTGGGCCAGGCACCACAGATGTACTGCTGGCTCTGTGCGTTAACTTAGCATGGTGTGACCGCGCCGCTCAACAGATGGCTGCCGAGGGCCGTCTCCGGGAGCTCCTTGCGAGGGCTTTCCGGCATCGAAATGCAATGCTGATGAAACTCGTTCGAAATTTGTCGCATCATGTTCAGATTAAACCTCTCTTCGTG GAGTTTGTCGGAGACATAGCCGACGCCGTTACCAGCGGCAACGCTTCCGAAGAATTCGTCATCGAGTGCTTAGGAACACTGAGCAACATACTCACCGTGAATAATAACATCGACATTTACGCCGTCGTCGAACGATACAATCTGATAGCTTGCATATTGAAGTTGTTGGATGGCGCGAATCAATGCGACGCGGAGTTGGTGCTAGAGGCGGTAGTGGCGGCAGGCGCGCTGGCGGCGGACGAGCGCTCGGCCACGGCATTAGCGGCACGCGCGGGCGGGGCGCTCGTGGCCGCACTGCGTCAACGGCAAGCCGACGACGAGCACGTGCTGCAAACCGTGTTTGCATTCCGACAACTGCTCTCGCACCCACGCGCTGCCAACCACCTCGTCTCGAGCACCG aGGCACCCGCATACTTAATCGATCTTATGCAAGACAAAAATGCTGAAATACGCAAGATGTGCGATTCGTGTCTCGACATTATTTCTCAGATGCAAAATGATTGGGCAGCCAGGATCAAG GTGGAGCGGTTCCGTTGCCACAACGGGCAATGGCTGTCGGTGGTGGAGACGCTGGGAGCGGAGGGCAACACAGGGGGTGGTGCGGGCGCGGGGGACGCGCCCGACGACCTGCCGCCGTATCTCTCCGCCGAGTACCTCACCACGCACCGCCTCGCCACTACAAGCTCCG ATTCCCAGATATCACTTAACGATGATTCAGACAGCTTCTCGGGAGAAGTTGACTTCAATCGCGCAAACAGCAG GAGTACTCAAGACGGGCAAAGTGATGAGTTATTGGGACTATCTGATTCCGGGATATCGGGAAAAACATCAGAAGATGAATTTCAGTTTACAAAGGGCATTCACTTATTCGCCTAG
- the LOC120637056 gene encoding E3 ubiquitin-protein ligase Su(dx): MTESISTLTAPISLSTYHQLSLTVESASIRNSGFLKPNPYLQVLIDDKISRRTEVLKNTLHPKWKEDFTVLVTPLSQILFRLADHHSFRKDHIIGEKKVNLLKILLHFNGKCENVELSIDLMKTVSPDNASTANTEVKAAELVVLLDGLRIDPSILSQSHEVLGESGTSRSSHAEGVRARIRGRNNVESLRSMVHSLSLRPPPGPPPLSNGAVGAQESGAGPSRQEPAVTAATAGSALSPAAAAPATEEPLPPGWEMRYDVYGRRYYVDHNTRSTSWERPLPLAPGWEVRRDARGRVYYVDHNTRSTTWQRPDTERLARFQHWRGERRHVVAQGNQRFLYPPPQPPHPPQPPSQPAVDNDPPPSVNSISMPAAGAVSAGGSATAGGAASTAAEDALGALPAGWERRVQPDGRVYYVNHKNRTTQWEDPRTQGQEISALEEALPAGWESRFTEEGTRYFVDHNTRTTTFQDPRPGAPQGPQGAYGVPRAYERSFRWKLSQFRYLCQSNALPSHIKITLSRQTLFEDSYHQIMRLPAYELRRRLYIIFRGEEGLDYGGVSREWFFLLSHEVLNPMYCLFEYANKNNYSLQINPASYVNPDHLLYFKFIGRFIAMALYHGRFIYSGFTMPFYKRMLNKKLTMKDIESIDPEFYNSLVWIKDNNIDECGLEMWFSVDFEVLGQVIHHELKPSGDKDRVTEANKEQYLQLVTQWRMTRGIEEQTNAFLDGFNEVVPLEWLKYFDERELELMLCGMQEVDVEDWQRNTIYRHYTRTSKQVAWFWQFVRQMDNEKRARLLQFVTGTCRVPVGGFAELMGSNGPQRFCIEKVGKDTWLPRSHTCFNRLDLPPYKSYEQLCEKLNYAIEETEGFGQE, from the exons ATGACAGAAAGCATTTCAACACTTACTGCTCCTATTTCACTGTCCACATATCATCAGCTGAGTTTAACAG TTGAATCAGCAAGCATTAGAAATTCTGGATTTCTTAAACCAAATCCTTATTTACAAGTTTTAATAGATGACAAAATTTCAAGAAGAACAGAGGTACTGAAAAACACATTGCATCCAAAATGGAAGGAAGATTTTACAGTTCTTGTTACACCATTGtcacaaatattatttcgtcTGGCAGACCATCATAGTTTCAGGAAAGACCACATTATTGGggaaaaaaaagtaaacctattaaaaatactattacattttaatgGAAAATGTGAAAACGTTGAGCTGAGTATAG ATTTGATGAAAACAGTATCTCCAGATAATGCATCTACTGCAAACACTGAAGTAAAAGCTGCGGAACTAGTAGTATTGCTTGATGGTTTAAGAATAGATCCATCCATTTTGAGTCAGTCCCATGAAGTGCTAGGAGAGTCTGGCACCTCGCGAAGTTCTCATGCTGAAGGTGTCAGAGCTCGAATTAGAGGGAGAAACAATGTTGAATCATTGAGATCTATGGTGCATTCCCTATCTTTAAGA CCACCGCCGGGTCCTCCGCCGCTGAGCAATGGTGCGGTGGGTGCGCAGGAGAGCGGCGCGGGACCTTCGCGCCAGGAACCCGCCGTCACCGCCGCGACCGCTGGGTCCGCACTGTCGCCCGCAGCCGCCGCGCCCGCAACTGAAGAGCCGCTGCCACCCGGCTGGGAGATGCGATATGATGTCTACGGCAGAAG GTATTATGTAGACCACAACACGCGTTCGACGTCGTGGGAGCGACCGCTGCCACTGGCGCCGGGCTGGGAGGTGCGACGCGACGCGCGCGGCCGCGTTTACTACGTGGACCACAACACGCGGTCTACCACGTGGCAACGGCCCGACACGGAGCGCCTGGCACGTTTCCAGCATTGGCGCGGCGAGCGGCGCCACGTGGTCGCGCAGGGCAATCAGCGCTTCCTGTATCCGCCTCCGCAGCCTCCCCACCCGCCCCAGCCGCCCAGCCAGCCTGCCGTCGACAACGACCCGCCACCCTCGG TGAATAGCATCTCGATGCCGGCCGCGGGCGCTGTCAGCGCAGGCGGGTCGGCTACAGCGGGCGGGGCCGCGAGTACTGCGGCCGAAGACGCACTGGGCGCTTTACCGGCGGGCTGGGAGCGCCGCGTGCAGCCGGACGGTCGCGTCTACTACGTAAATCACAAGAACCGCACCACACAGTGGGAGGATCCGCGCACGCAG GGTCAAGAAATAAGTGCCTTAGAAGAGGCTCTACCAGCCGGCTGGGAGAGCCGGTTCACGGAGGAGGGCACGCGCTACTTCGTAGACCACAACACACGGACCACCACATTCCAGGACCCGCGGCCAGGCGCGCCGCAGGGCCCTCAGGGCGCGTACGGAGTGCCGCGCGCCTACGAACGCTCCTTCCGCTGGAAGCTCAGCCAGTTCCGGTACCTCTGCCAGAGCAACGCGCTGCCAAGCCACATAAAGATTACCCTGTCGCGGCAAACACTGTTCGAGGATTCCTATCACCAA ATCATGAGGCTACCGGCATACGAGCTGCGACGAcggctatatattatattccgtGGGGAAGAAGGTCTGGACTACGGAGGCGTCAGTCGAGAATGGTTCTTTTTACTTTCACATGAAGTGCTCAACCCTATGTACTGTCTGTTCGAATACGCCAACAAAAACAACTACAGTCTACAAATAAATCCGGCCAGTTACGTCAACCCGGATCACcttctttattttaagttcATAGGCAGGTTTATCGCGATGGCTCTTTACCACGGAAGGTTCATATATTCTGGTTTCACGATGCCATTCTATAAAAGGATgctaaataaaaagttaactaTGAAGGACATTGAATCTATCGATCCCGAATTTTATAACTCCTTGGTTTGGATTAAAGACAATAATATAGACGAGTGTGGCCTTGAAATGTGGTTCAGCGTGGACTTCGAAGTGTTAGGTCAAGTAATACACCACGAGCTGAAACCGTCGGGTGATAAGGACCGCGTCACAGAA gCTAACAAAGAACAATATTTACAATTAGTTACGCAATGGCGAATGACACGTGGAATTGAGGAACAAACAAACGCTTTTCTTGATGGTTTTAACGAG GTTGTACCATTAGAATGGCTGAAATACTTCGACGAGCGTGAATTGGAGTTGATGCTATGCGGCATGCAGGAGGTGGACGTTGAGGATTGGCAGCGCAACACCATCTACCGCCATTACACGCGCACCAGCAAGCAGGTCGCCTGGTTCTGGCAG tttGTTCGACAAATGGACAACGAAAAGCGGGCCAGACTATTGCAGTTTGTAACAGGCACCTGTCGAGTTCCCGTGGGTGGTTTTGCTGAACTCATGGGTTCTAATGGACCACAACGTTTTTGTATAGAAAAG GTCGGTAAGGACACGTGGCTGCCGCGCTCGCACACCTGCTTCAACCGACTCGACCTTCCGCCTTATAAAAGTTACGAACAATTGTGCGAGAAATTAAATTACGCTATCGAGGAAACTGAAGGTTTCGGTCAGGAGTAA
- the LOC120637462 gene encoding uncharacterized protein LOC120637462 — MTEFNWDDSAVLLLIEKYQENELLWNPRHMDFKNRNKRNDAVRDIASVFNIASTEIERKLKNLSSHYFREKRKFEESKRSGSGRDDVQLPKWFAYKALSFLNDKNAPVPTLNSHTPSSSQDNITPQTTLPSTRTSRKRNIEREPEVDEALQLLREITSNARQRDDAAIFADYISSKLRKMDHYTMCTVQHQIQNIIYEAEMRMGSMNFDTSNTTQPLRYQNVRPGYFTGQPTTLAMSPSPSTSRSYSVQSDYEMQNSPDVNTSDSLLQVLENNLTK; from the exons atgacaGAATTTAACTGGGATGATAGTgctgtacttttattaatagaaaagtaTCAAGAAAATGAACTATTGTGGAACCCAAGGCATATGGATTTCAAGAATCGCAACAAAAGAAACGATGCTGTTAGGGATATTGCTTCTGTGTTCAACATAGCATCAACAGAAATTGAGAGAAAACTGAAGAATTTATCTAGCCATTATTTTCGAGAAAAACGCAAATTTGAAGAATCTAAAAGGAGTGGATCTGGACGGGATGATGTTCAATTGCCGAAATGGTTTGCTTATAAGGCGTTatcatttcttaatgacaagaatgCACCGGTACCGACTCTGAACAGCCACACACCTAGT tcttcTCAAGATAATATCACTCCCCAGACTACGCTACCTTCGACAAGGACTTCACGAAAGCGAAATATAGAGAGAGAACCTGAAGTTGATGAAGCTTTGCAATTACTGAGGGAGATCACGTCTAATGCAAGGCAACGCGATGATGCTGCTATATTTGCAGACTATATAAGTAGCAAGTTGAGGAAGATGGATCATTACACGATGTGTACAGTACAACATCAAATCCAGAATATTATCTATGAAGCAGAAATGAGAATGGGTTCGATGAATTTTGATACTAGTAATACTACTCAGCCTCTTCGTTATCAAAATGTTCGTCCAGGATACTTCACCGGCCAACCTACAACGTTAGCAATGTCACCGTCGCCCTCAACTTCGCGCTCTTACTCTGTTCAATCAGACTATGAAATGCAAAATAGCCCAGATGTCAATACAAGTGACAGTCTGTTACAAgtcttggaaaataatttaaccaaataa
- the LOC120637366 gene encoding uncharacterized protein LOC120637366 encodes MLDYDIVACIASVVLYVIIHKKNRKIKRRYWVRPSLRNRPNVSPILEDFRRDDINRRNIRSKFNTFLRISSEEFEILLNLTGPMISKTDTRWRNAVSASDRLAITLRYLATGDSYFSLGTLFKVSPQVISLIILDVCQTLVSTLSNYLRMPNTHGEWLSVARSFMQKWNVPNCVGALDGKHIRILCPTNSGSEFFNYKSYFSIVLLALIDANYNFLYVDIGCQGRISDGGVLRNSTLFDMIRDGTLSLPQAIPLQGRNTPVPFYFIGDDAFPISQNIIKPFSGYHAKGSPERVFNYRLSRGRMVVEDAFGILSNKFRILHSRIGLQNEKAKIVVMACVHLHNFMKRNERTTDGVLNEMQQNIPQIALNVEPSVIRNELKCYFLSEQGQLPWQYQI; translated from the exons ATGTTGGACTATGATATAGTTGCGTGTATCGCAAGTGTAGTGTTGTatgtcattattcataaaaagaaccGCAAAATCAAACGAAGATATTGGGTCAGACCAAGTCTTCGAAATAGGCCTAATGTGTCCCCGATACTTGAAGATTTTAGAAGGGACGACATAAACCGAAGAAATATTCGTTcgaaatttaacacttttctaAGGATCTCTAGTgaagaatttgaaatattactgaATTTAACTGGACCCATGAtatcaaaaactgacacccGCTGGAGAAATGCTGTGTCAGCTTCCGATCGACTAGCAATTACTTTGAGATACCTGGCTACAGGAGACTCTTATTTTTCACTCGGTACACTGTTTAAAGTGTCTCCacaagttatttctttaataattctagATGTTTGTCAAACTTTGGTGTCTACATTATCCAATTATTTAAGG atgccGAATACACATGGAGAATGGCTATCAGTGGCTCGAAGTTTCATGCAGAAATGGAATGTACCTAATTGCGTAGGTGCCCTCGATGGGAAACATATACGTATACTATGTCCAACTAATAGCGGTtctgagttttttaattataagtcatATTTCAGTATTGTTTTGCTAGCTTTAATCGATgccaattataactttttatacgtaGACATTGGATGTCAGGGCAGAATATCTGATGGTGGAGTTCTACGAAATTCAACTTTATTTGATATGATACGAGATGGAACTTTAAGTCTGCCACAAGCGATTCCATTACAAGGGAGAAATACACCTGTACCTTTTTATTTCATCGGTGACGATGCTTTCCCCATCtcacagaatataataaaaccgtttTCTGGATATCATGCAAAAGGATCACCTGAGagggtttttaattatagactTAGTCGCGGGCGCATGGTTGTAGAAGACGCGTTTGgcattttatctaataaattcagaattttgcATTCACGCATTGGTTTACAAAATGAGAAAGCAAAAATTGTCGTGATGGCTTGTGTGCATCtgcataattttatgaagaGAAATGAAAGAACTACTGATGGAGTTTTGAACGAAATGCAACAAAATATACCGCAGATCGCTCTAAATGTAGAACCAAGTGTAATTAGAAATGagctaaaatgttattttctatcGGAACAAGGTCAGCTTCCTTggcaatatcaaatataa
- the LOC120635851 gene encoding alanine--tRNA ligase, cytoplasmic, giving the protein MDASMTGSKIRRTFIDFFKTKGHEYVHSSSTIPHDDPTLLFTNAGMNQFKPIFLGSIDPNSDMAQYVRVVNTQKCIRAGGKHNDLDDVGKDVYHHTFFEMMGNWSFGDYFKKEICAWAWELLTEVYKLSGDRLYVTYFGGDESSGLEPDLECKNIWINLGVPESHILPGSMKDNFWEMGETGPCGPCSELHYDRIGDRDAAHLVNMDDPDVLEIWNLVFIQFNREMDGSLKLLPKKHIDCGLGLERLVSVIQNKRANYDTDFFMPIFQAIQEGTKIRSYTGKVGSDDTDGIDMAYRVLADHARTLTIALSDGGYPDNTGRGYVLRRILRRAVRFASEKLNAKPGFFGSLVNTVVELLGDVFPEITKDPESIIQIINDEEIQFLKTLSRGRNLLNRTIEKLGDSKTVPGDVAWRMYDTYGFPIDLTQLMCEEKGLAIDMEAYGKAKKESILSSQGKSVGEEDLLALDIHAISHLQETGVAITDDSPKYDYIASSNNKDAEYKFAPCTATIIALRRNKEIVNEITSGQEAGVILDRTSFYAEQGGQIFDEGYMVKTDDDGVEFTVKNVQVKGGYILHTGIVEGTLKVGDKVLLHIDAERRRLVMNNHTGTHVLNNVLRKVLGNDSDQRGSLVMPDRLRFDFTNKGPMTVKQIKDTEDNIKSIINDNKRVYAKHTSLSAAKKINGLRAMFDEHYPDPVRVVSVGVPVEELENNPAGTAGFDTSVEFCGGSHLHQTGHIGDYVIVSEEGIAKGIRRIVALTGPEATKALNKMSILENEVNNVANFIKDQGDNIEHKEVVRKIVELTNDVSHAQIAYWKKEELRTLLKNLKKQLDDKERAAKAMTINLVIEKAKELCLQENSSEIIVCELKAYNNTKALDGALKQVKQLQPNSAAMFFSVDDDSNKIFCLAAVPKNLIDKGLSASKWVESVVPIMGGKGGGKAESAQASGTNPKGLYEAIKVARNYAESKLS; this is encoded by the coding sequence ATGGATGCTTCAATGACTGGAAGTAAAATCAGAAGAACtttcattgatttttttaaaactaaaggaCATGAATATGTCCATTCTTCTTCAACAATACCACATGATGATCCCACTCTATTGTTTACAAACGCGGGAATGAATCAGTTTAAACCAATATTTTTGGGATCAATTGATCCAAACTCAGATATGGCTCAATATGTAAGAGTAGTCAATACTCAAAAATGCATAAGAGCTGGGGGAAAGCACAATGACTTAGATGATGTAGGAAAAGATGTTTACCACCATACTTTTTTTGAAATGATGGGTAATTGGTCCTTTGGAGACtattttaagaaagaaatttgTGCCTGGGCTTGGGAACTACTGACTGAAGTTTACAAGTTATCAGGAGATAGGTTATATGTAACATACTTTGGAGGGGATGAATCTTCTGGACTAGAACCTGATTTGGAGTGCAAAAATATATGGATCAATTTAGGCGTGCCTGAATCCCATATTCTTCCAGGTAGTATGAAAGATAACTTTTGGGAGATGGGTGAAACAGGACCTTGTGGGCCATGTTCTGAATTGCATTATGATCGAATTGGTGATAGAGATGCTGCACACCTTGTGAACATGGATGACCCTGATGTTCTTGAAATTTGGAATTTagtatttatacaatttaatagAGAAATGGATGGGTCATTAAAATTACTACCAAAAAAACATATTGATTGTGGCTTAGGTTTAGAAAGGTTAGTTTCCGTGATTCAAAATAAACGCGCAAACTATGACACTGATTTTTTTATGCCTATATTTCAAGCCATTCAAGAGGGCACAAAAATAAGATCTTACACTGGCAAAGTGGGTTCAGATGATACAGATGGAATTGATATGGCATATAGAGTATTGGCTGATCATGCAAGGACCCTCACAATTGCATTATCTGATGGTGGATATCCTGATAACACTGGCAGAGGTTATGTTCTTAGGAGGATTTTAAGAAGAGCAGTTCGTTTTGCATCAGAGAAACTAAATGCAAAACCAGGATTTTTTGGATCTTTAGTTAATACTGTTGTTGAACTATTGGGTGATGTGTTTCCCGAAATAACAAAGGACCCTGAATCTATAATCCAAATTATAAATGATGAAGAAATTCAGTTTTTAAAAACTCTTAGTCGAGGAAGAAATTTGCTTAATAGGACGATTGAAAAACTCGGAGACTCAAAAACAGTACCTGGTGATGTTGCATGGAGAATGTATGATACCTATGGTTTTCCAATTGATCTAACCCAATTAATGTGTGAAGAAAAAGGATTGGCAATTGATATGGAAGCATAtggaaaagcaaaaaaagaatCTATATTATCATCTCAAGGAAAAAGTGTTGGAGAAGAAGACTTACTAGCCTTAGATATTCATGCAATTAGTCATTTACAAGAGACTGGTGTAGCTATTACTGATGATTCCCCAAAATATGACTATATTGCATCTTCTAATAACAAAGATGCTGAATACAAATTTGCACCATGTACAGCAACAATTATTGCATTACGTAGAAATAAAGAGATTGTAAATGAAATTACAAGTGGTCAAGAAGCTGGTGTTATTTTAGATCGTACGAGTTTCTATGCTGAACAGGGAGGGCAAATATTCGATGAAGGATATATGGTGAAaactgatgatgatggtgtAGAATTCACCGTAAAAAATGTACAAGTCAAAGGTGGTTATATTCTTCACACTGGAATAGTTGAGGGTACACTTAAAGTTGGAGACAAAGTTTTATTGCATATAGACGCAGAAAGACGTCGTTTAGTAATGAATAATCATACTGGAACACATGTCTTAAATAATGTCTTGAGAAAAGTTCTCGGAAATGATTCTGATCAACGTGGCTCTCTAGTGATGCCAGATCGTCTGAGATTCGATTTTACTAACAAGGGTCCTATGACTGTTAAACAGATAAAAGATACAGAAGATAATATTAAATCGATAATAAATGATAACAAGCGAGTTTATGCTAAACATACTAGCTTAAGTGCagctaaaaaaattaatggCCTTCgtgctatgtttgatgaacattATCCAGACCCAGTACGCGTAGTTTCAGTTGGTGTACCAGTTGAGGAATTGGAAAATAATCCTGCGGGAACAGCAGGATTTGACACATCTGTTGAATTTTGTGGTGGTTCACACTTACACCAAACTGGTCATATAGGAGATTACGTTATTGTTAGTGAAGAGGGTATAGCTAAAGGTATTCGAAGAATTGTCGCACTAACCGGTCCAGAAGCCACAAAAGCTCTGAATAAAATGAGCATTCTTGAAAATGAAGTTAATAACGTAGCCAACTTTATTAAAGATCAAGGTGATAATATTGAGCATAAAGAGGTTGTAAGGAAAATTGTTGAACTTACTAATGATGTATCTCATGCTCAGATAGCTTATTGGAAAAAagaagaattaagaacattgcttaagaatttaaagaaacaacttGATGATAAAGAAAGGGCTGCTAAAGCAATGACAATCAACTTGGTGATTGAGAAAGCTAAGGAACTCTGTTTGCAAGAAAATTCTTCAGAGATTATAGTATGTGAATTGAAAGCCTACAATAATACGAAAGCATTGGACGGAGCTTTGAAGCAAGTCAAGCAGTTGCAACCTAATTCTGCTGCTATGTTCTTTTCTGTTGATGATGActccaataaaatattttgcttaGCAGCTGTGCCTAAAAATCTTATTGACAAAGGTTTATCGGCATCCAAATGGGTTGAATCTGTTGTGCCGATCATGGGTGGTAAAGGCGGAGGGAAGGCAGAGTCTGCTCAAGCTTCTGGAACTAACCCAAAAGGGCTATATGAAGCAATTAAGGTTGCACGCAATTATGCCGAAAGTAAATTAtcctaa